The following are encoded in a window of Methanofastidiosum sp. genomic DNA:
- a CDS encoding acetate--CoA ligase family protein, with amino-acid sequence MISIESVRKILEFVKSEGRNSLMEHEAKEIMKAYGIKVPKEGIATSEEEVLKIARKVEYPVVLKIASPDIQHKTDAGAVFLNLSKAEDILEGYRKVIQNSKNFKPDADIRGVIVQHMMPKQREVIIGVSKDNQFGHVLMFGLGGIFVEVLKDVSFRIIPIEKEDAYEMISEIRSHQMLCGVRGEKPSDIDALVDIMLKVSKFVSDFPEVKELDLNPVFVSEKGAVAVDALIVIE; translated from the coding sequence GTGATATCCATAGAGAGCGTAAGGAAAATATTGGAATTTGTAAAATCTGAAGGAAGAAATTCTTTGATGGAACATGAAGCTAAGGAAATAATGAAAGCTTATGGGATAAAAGTACCAAAAGAAGGAATTGCAACTTCTGAAGAAGAAGTACTAAAGATTGCAAGAAAAGTAGAGTATCCGGTAGTACTAAAAATTGCGTCACCCGATATCCAACACAAGACCGATGCAGGTGCAGTATTTTTGAATTTATCAAAAGCAGAGGATATTTTAGAAGGATATAGGAAGGTAATACAGAACTCAAAGAACTTTAAGCCTGATGCAGACATAAGAGGTGTAATAGTCCAGCACATGATGCCAAAGCAAAGAGAAGTTATTATAGGAGTTTCTAAAGACAATCAATTCGGCCATGTCCTCATGTTTGGACTTGGTGGTATCTTTGTTGAAGTATTAAAAGACGTATCATTTAGGATTATCCCTATAGAAAAGGAAGATGCATACGAAATGATTTCTGAGATTAGATCACATCAGATGCTTTGTGGGGTCAGGGGAGAGAAACCATCAGATATAGATGCACTAGTGGACATTATGCTTAAAGTATCAAAATTTGTTTCTGATTTTCCAGAAGTAAAAGAACTTGATTTAAATCCCGTATTTGTTTCCGAAAAAGGTGCTGTGGCTGTAGATGCTTTGATTGTAATAGAGTAA
- the asnB gene encoding asparagine synthase (glutamine-hydrolyzing), with translation MCGFIGSFPSKDKNSVSKGLFKILHRGPDDNNIIESEMGVYGHCRLAIIDVDSGIQPMEYKDHLIVFNGEIYNHQNLRSLTDEEFSTDSDTETILRLYLKYGPEIVNKFNGMFSFAIINKNSLFLARDPIGIKPLYYIINEDTIYFASEIKALSGLGGRIIEFPSGTYWHSNFGFKKYYDFSNSLIPNLKTDPFLEEDLIKIKDSLKKAVNLRLIVDENVPLGVALSGGLDSSIITALAREQKDPLDTFAVGTLGCKDLELSLMVSEYLDTNHHTYLYDAEDILKALPTVIKHLESFDAALIRSAVPNYFLAKLASKYVKVILTGEGADELFGGYKYMSEISNPYEFQSELYNLISNLHNTNLQRTDRMTMAFSLEARVPFLDKNVIETSLGIPVTWKLHHKKRVEKYILREAFKDMLPYENS, from the coding sequence ATGTGTGGTTTTATTGGAAGCTTTCCTAGCAAAGATAAGAATAGTGTATCAAAAGGATTATTTAAAATTCTTCATAGAGGGCCAGACGACAACAATATTATTGAATCTGAAATGGGCGTCTATGGACACTGCAGGCTTGCCATTATTGATGTTGATTCTGGGATACAACCAATGGAATATAAAGATCATTTAATAGTTTTTAATGGAGAGATATACAATCATCAGAATCTTCGTTCACTCACAGATGAGGAATTTTCAACCGATTCGGACACAGAAACAATTTTAAGACTTTATTTAAAGTATGGCCCAGAAATCGTGAACAAATTTAATGGTATGTTTTCATTTGCTATAATTAACAAAAATAGCTTATTTTTGGCAAGGGATCCTATTGGGATTAAACCTTTGTATTATATAATAAATGAAGACACAATTTATTTTGCTTCAGAGATTAAAGCCCTATCAGGTTTAGGCGGGAGAATTATTGAATTCCCTAGTGGAACATATTGGCATTCCAACTTTGGATTCAAAAAATATTATGATTTCTCTAATTCATTAATACCAAATCTAAAAACAGATCCATTTTTGGAGGAAGATTTAATTAAAATAAAAGACTCTCTAAAAAAGGCTGTTAACTTAAGATTGATTGTAGATGAAAATGTTCCACTTGGCGTTGCTTTAAGTGGTGGGCTTGATAGTAGTATTATAACGGCCCTAGCAAGAGAGCAAAAAGATCCTTTGGATACTTTTGCTGTGGGTACACTTGGATGTAAAGATTTGGAATTATCCTTAATGGTTTCTGAATATTTGGATACTAATCATCATACTTATTTATATGATGCTGAAGATATTCTAAAAGCCCTCCCTACAGTGATAAAGCACTTGGAGTCTTTTGATGCTGCATTAATTCGAAGCGCAGTCCCAAATTATTTTCTAGCAAAGCTGGCTTCAAAATATGTTAAAGTAATATTAACTGGTGAGGGCGCAGATGAATTGTTTGGTGGATATAAATACATGTCAGAAATATCTAATCCGTATGAATTTCAAAGTGAATTATATAATCTGATATCTAACCTACATAACACAAATCTTCAACGTACCGATAGGATGACCATGGCATTTAGTTTAGAAGCAAGAGTACCTTTTCTGGACAAAAATGTTATTGAAACTTCATTAGGGATCCCTGTAACCTGGAAATTACATCACAAAAAAAGAGTTGAAAAATATATTTTAAGAGAAGCATTCAAAGATATGCTGCCGTATGAAAATTCATAG
- a CDS encoding CoA-binding protein — protein sequence MKDLDFFFNPSSIAVIGASDTVGSVGYEIMKNLLEDFPGELYPINIKQKPIFGKPSYKSILDVPKTIEMAVIAIPAQYVADVLEECGKKGVKGVVIVSGGFSEIGEKEREANLLEISNKYGIRIIGPNCIGIYDNFSGVNTVFLSKEKISFPQKGNISFISQSGAFAGLILDWTSKERIGISKVVSYGNKIDVNEADLIDYLYDDETSKVICLYIEGIRRGLRFMESAKRASKKVPILALKSGKTKSGAKAASSHTGSLAGEDIIYDSAFKQSHIIRASNFEELFDMAKALEKQVYPKSDGVAILTNAGGLGVMTADALEMNGLRLANLGEDTVEKLKTQFPERVVVSNPMDLVGDADKERYEIALKALMEDKDVGLIVVILLLQVPTLSLDSADIILNIKKNSDKPIIILAAGGEIITPCLRKLEEGGLAVYPSPERAARAAYALVNHAIVRGDIHRERKENIGICKI from the coding sequence ATGAAAGACTTAGATTTCTTTTTTAATCCTTCTTCTATAGCCGTCATAGGCGCTTCAGATACAGTTGGGAGTGTGGGTTATGAAATAATGAAAAATCTCCTTGAAGATTTTCCCGGAGAACTATACCCAATAAATATTAAACAAAAACCTATTTTTGGCAAACCTAGTTACAAGAGTATACTTGACGTGCCCAAAACTATTGAAATGGCAGTTATAGCCATTCCAGCACAATATGTTGCTGACGTTTTAGAGGAATGTGGTAAAAAAGGTGTAAAGGGAGTAGTTATAGTTTCTGGAGGCTTTTCAGAAATTGGAGAAAAAGAGAGGGAAGCTAATCTATTAGAGATATCTAATAAATATGGCATTAGAATAATAGGCCCAAATTGTATAGGAATTTATGATAATTTTTCTGGCGTAAATACAGTATTTTTATCAAAGGAGAAAATTTCTTTCCCCCAAAAAGGTAATATTTCTTTTATTTCACAGAGCGGGGCATTTGCAGGACTTATATTGGACTGGACAAGTAAGGAAAGAATTGGAATATCAAAAGTTGTAAGCTATGGAAATAAAATAGATGTCAATGAAGCCGACCTTATTGACTATTTATATGATGATGAAACCTCAAAAGTTATTTGTTTGTATATTGAAGGTATACGTCGTGGTCTTAGATTTATGGAATCTGCAAAAAGGGCCTCAAAAAAAGTTCCTATTCTTGCATTGAAATCCGGCAAAACTAAATCTGGAGCTAAAGCCGCTTCAAGTCATACTGGAAGCCTTGCAGGAGAGGATATAATATATGACTCTGCATTTAAACAATCTCACATAATAAGGGCAAGTAATTTTGAAGAACTTTTTGACATGGCAAAAGCTCTAGAAAAACAGGTTTATCCTAAGAGTGATGGGGTTGCAATTTTGACTAATGCCGGTGGACTAGGGGTAATGACCGCAGATGCATTAGAAATGAATGGACTTAGACTTGCCAATTTGGGTGAAGACACAGTAGAAAAGCTAAAGACCCAGTTTCCCGAAAGAGTAGTTGTTTCAAATCCAATGGACTTAGTTGGAGATGCAGATAAAGAACGTTATGAAATTGCTCTAAAAGCCCTTATGGAAGATAAAGACGTAGGTTTAATCGTAGTTATTTTGTTACTTCAGGTTCCAACACTTTCCTTAGATTCTGCAGACATAATCCTCAATATTAAAAAGAATTCTGATAAACCCATTATTATTCTGGCAGCAGGAGGAGAAATCATAACTCCATGTCTTAGAAAATTGGAAGAAGGTGGACTTGCAGTTTATCCTTCTCCTGAGAGAGCAGCTAGAGCAGCATACGCCTTAGTTAATCATGCAATAGTTCGAGGTGATATCCATAGAGAGCGTAAGGAAAATATTGGAATTTGTAAAATCTGA